Sequence from the uncultured Draconibacterium sp. genome:
TCCAGCAGTTTTGAAAGCGCAAAAACACAGTGTCCGGTTAAATCGGCACAACTTTGGTCGAAGGGTAATTTCCCCCAACCCCGCGAAAAGGTTGGAAAGCCGCCATCGTTATTTTGAAGTTTTAGCAACCAGTCACCACCAACCAACATTTCCTCTCTGATTGTATGGTGCGGCGCCAGATTTAAAAGTGCCAGAATCGCTCCGGGTGTATCGTCACAGTCGGGTACGGAGCCCGAGTAATTTGTCCAGCCCCAACCACCCGGCGAAGTGCCGTTAAACGGATGGATCGATTTATTCTGCACCGAAAGCAAGTGATTAACAATGTCCTTTTGTTGAGTTTCCGATAACACTTCGTTTTTTCGTTTGCCCAACGCTTTTACACTCAATGTGGTCACCCATGTCGAGAGGTCAATGTCAATGGGCCAGCTGCCATCTTCGCGTTGTGTACGCTTCAAAAAAGCAATTCCTTTGTCTACTACAATCGAATCTCTTAATCCTGCATTTATGAGGCTTAGTGCAACAAAAGCGGTCAAGGGAATCGCTTCCAGAAAACCACCACTTTCGGGTAGCGATCGTTCCAGAATTTTAAGGGCTTTCTTTTCAGCTTTTGCCCGGATAGCACGAGTTAATCCGTTCGATTTTTTCTTGCGGAAAACCACAATACCAACGGCGATCAATGCCGGGATTGCATAACTTACCACACTCAGATTCAGCAAGCGATAAAACCGGCGCGGCAGCAACGCCAGCTCAAAAGGCAACTGTGGAATGTGTTTAAAACCATCGTCGCCGGGAACACCACAAAGTGCACACAACGTTAAAATGGGCACCGAAAACGTATAATCTTTTTGGTAATGATCGAGAATAACTTTTGCTACCTGCTCAGAACGGACATCAACATTTTGCGTAAGCAGGTAATCAGCCAGTTTTTGCTGTGTTGATTTTACTTCAGAATTGTTTTCTGCGTATAGGTTCAGCGTTGCATAAGAAAGTAAAGAAGTTGAAATATTAGCCGGACTCTCAGGTGTGTCGCCAAAACCACCGTCGGGATTCTGATTTAAAGAAAGCCACTCCAGACCTTTTTCTATCTCCTGTTGATGAAGACTGGCGTCGTGGAAATGAAGAGCAGCAACAGCAACCGCCACTCCCAGTGCACTCGACGATAATTCTCCTGACCAAAAGCCATCATCGTTGAGTTCGCCAAACAAAATATCGCTCAGCTCTTTAAACCGTATTTCCAGCTCTTCTTTTTTCACCTTTAATATTTTAAACACAAAGACTCGAAGACACTAAGATTTCTGTAACGTTAATCAGTTTTGTCTATTGTAAATTGCTAATTGCCTATTCCTTCTCAAATCAAAAATCGTTAATCATCATTCTGCAATCTTAATCCTTCATCCTTCCAATTCATCCTTTACAAGGCTTCCCAGCGCCAGCAACCCATAAAACGTATATTCCAGGTCGCGGGTTTCGTCGCCATCTCCGGAAAGAAAGGCTCCTGAAAGATAATTCATTTGAATAAAATCAAGACAATCAGGAGTGATCAGCCTCAGATCATAATTGGTTTCAGCCAAGGCGAAAAGTGCCACTCCGGTTGATAAAGTATCGCTGAATGGTGTGGTTTCAAAAGCCCTGAACCCTGCTTTTTCCTGGTGAAATTCCAATAGCAATTTTTGATATTTTTTGTACTTCAATCCAAGGTCAAATCGGGCGAAACAAAGTGCAGCTACCAAACTGCATGGCGAGTTTTCTTTCACTTTGTAAAAGGGCAGCCAAATACGTGCCATCAGGTTAAAGAGAAAGCGGTTTTTGGCTGTGGCATCAATGGTTAATGCCAGCAAAAAAAAGCGATACGAAACATCCATAAAGTTATGCCCCGAAAAAACTTTTTTTAGCAACGAAAACAACGATTCGTTTTTTTGTTTCGGGAACAACTCCGTTTTCATCAGATTGATTGCCAGTTTTTCAACGGTACTTGATGTTGCGGGCTGTTTCGAAATGTAGGCTTTTAATTGCTCGATTTCTTCTTTTTGTTCTGTAGCTAAACTTAGCCAGCAGCCAAAAAGCGAGTAGTATGGGTCAGGTTTTCCGGCACGGTCGCAAAAGCCACCCGAAGCGTGCTGCTGACTCGATATAAAATCAATGATTTCCTGTTGTATTTCGGGCGATAAAGTTTCAAATCCTAAAGAAAGTCGCCGAACCAGTTTTTTATAGATCGCGATTTTCTTTGGTTTACTCATTGGTAGTTTCTGATTTAAAGATCTTTCCCATAACGCCATAAAGGCTCAGGCGAAGTTTGGAATTTTCCAGTTTATCGAGTTCAGCGTAGCAGTTGTCGATGTATTGCTGTAGGTATTCTTTTGCAACTTCCACTAGTTCGGTTTTATCAATCAGCTTTCTGAATTCGGCAACCTGTTCGAATAAATTCGCAGGCGTATCTTTTTCCTGATCTGCAAAATGTTTGTTCAGCAAAGCCAGCAGGAAGGGATAATCGCCGGTTTTTTCAGCTGAGTGCTGTTCTGTATATTCATTCAGGTCGTCGCGAATTTGATAGGCAATTCCCATAAAATCGGCAAACTGCTCCATTATTTCCTGTTCCTGTTTTTTTGCTCCGCCAACAATTGCTCCCAGCAACAAGGCCACTTTGATGGCTTCGCCGGTTTTATTTTTAAAAACCCCAATCATTTCATCGGGCAACAGCTGTATTTTCCCGTCGTTAAAAAGAATGTCGACGCCTTGTCCACGTGTCAATTGAATGTGTGAGCGTGCAATAAAACGCAGGCAGTTTTTCATGATTTCATTCGAAATATCCAGATCACTCAACAACTCGTAACCTTTCCCAATCAGAAAATCGCCGGCATTAATAGCCTGTGGCACGCCGTATTTTTCATGCGCGGTAAGCGTGTTGTAACGCTGGTTGGCATTATCCTCAATATCGTCGTGAATAAGCGATGCCTTATGGAAACACTCGATAATAAGTGTTAAAGGTTTTAGAAGTTCATCGGTTTTAGAAGTTGAGTAGGCCAGGTAAGATAAAGCGGCAAGCAGCGGGCGTATCCGCTGTCCGTCGATAAGCATATATTCCTGTGCAATTTGTTCTGTCTTATCGCGGCCGGGAATATATTTTTCGATGTTTTCGTTGGTGAAAAAACCTTCGATTCGATTCTTTAATAACGACACCGAGATGGGTTGGTGATCTTCATCTGTTTCATACGAACGCATTTCATCCAGGATCCATTTCATATCGGCGCGGGTTTCTTCGCAACCATCAAAAAGCAGCGGGATGCCAATTACCGGAACGGCAGCGTTGGATACCGGCTCGAACGAACGTTGCAACACCGGCATACAACTCACGCCAATTACCGCATCAATCGATCCTTCTTCCACCAACCCAACGGCTACGGTAGTTCCTTCGGCTACCAGGTTAGCATATCCTTTCGCTTCGGCTTCAATCAAAATATCATCGATAGGGCAGGCTTTACAACCGGCACAGTTTAGTCCCAGTTCGTCGAACATGCCTTCGCATTTATTATTATCGTTCAGGCATTGTGGGAGCAACAAAAGCCGGCGGTTCATAGGGGTAGCTTTCACTGTTTTGCGCCACGATTCGTTACCAAGTAAAACCATGGCAAAGGGAATAAATTCCGATGCAATTTCCTGTTCACGCACCAAGTCAGCGGCTAGTTCTTCCAATTTTAGGATGTTTACCGGTGGGCGTAGCTCGAGCTTCTCAATCATATTCGCCGCAGCCTTACGCATTTTGTTGCGCACGAACGATTGCTCAGGAACTTTTAATATGCCGTTTGTTTTTTCCATATTAACCATAGGCGCCAAAGCCAAAAAATGCCCGTTTTTTCGCAAAGCGATACACCCAGCTCTTTTCTCGAACGGGTTTTGCCGAACCATGACTGGAAACGTTTTCCATCTTGCTCAGGCGTTCCGCTTCGTTATCCCGCCCCGATGTATCTTTTGCGGCGTGTTGTTTTGTATAATTAACCAACCATTGCGGATCGTCCATAAGGATGCAGCCCGTGGTGAGTTTTGGTATTTCTGTTTTAAATCCGGCCAGGAAAGTTGAATTGCGATAAATACTTTCCAGATTGCCATCGGCCACATTGTTCGTAGCAAACTGAATGACCGGACAAGGTTCGATATCGCCCGAAGCATTAATGTGGTGACTCAATCCCGATGCTGCAGGGCACAATCCCTTGCCGTTCTCATCCCAGTAAGCATCAATTATGGCAATGTTGTATTTTTGGCGGGCATCCACTATAAAATGGCGAAGTTGCTCAATCTGTTCTGCTGAAAGACAGAGGTCTACGGTTGCGTCTTGTCCGGCAGGCCGATAAATATAGTACCACAAATAAAGTACGCCACGGTCGATTAGCGACTGAATAAATTCATCCGAAAATGCGAGGTCGATATTCGATTTACATACACTCATGGCCACACCTGTTATCAATCCTGCGTCGGTTGAATGATCGATGGCAGCCTGTGCTTTTTGGTAAACGTTTTTCCCTCCCCGGCGTACATCGGCAACTTCGTTGTCGCCTTCGAAACTAATTAGCGGCGAAACGTTGGCAAGTTTACGCAAACGTTCAGCAACTTCCCTGGTAAGCAATGTCCCGTTGGTAAACAGCTGAAAATAGCAATCGGAATGTTTTTCGAAAACATCGAGAAGCGGCTTGTATAGCAGTGGTTCCCCACCCAGAATCCCAAAGAAATAGGATCCTTTTGTTTTTGACTGCTTGATAATGGAATCCAGCATTTCGGGCGACATTCGTGCGTTCTGTTTTTTATGGGTTACCCAGCAGCCTTGGCAATTCAGGTTGCAGTCGTCGGTAACCGAAATAAAATGAAATGCCGGAAAGAAGTCGCCTTTTTTCAAACGTTTTTGAAAACGCTGAATGCCACGGGCACCTTTTATACCCATGTTGTATGCAAATTTATACAGGCATTTTTTATCTGTTTTCAACAATTGTTTAAGCATCGCCTTTTGGTTTTTTAAAGCCGTTCTTCAATTCTTCCAGTGCTCTTTTTTTCTCTTCTTCGGCTTGTTGAAAAGCGCCTTGTTTGAAAATATTTCTGCGGGCACTGTTGCGCTCGTTCAGCATAACAAACAAATTTCCTTTTTGATCGTTTCCCGATACTTTTTTATCGCCGGTAGGTTCGGCTCCCGATAATGCCGAATTTTCGGGTAATCGTGGAAAGATAATTGCCGATGCCGGGCAGGTTCGTCCGCATGCCGGACAGTTGTTTTTACACGACAACGGATTGACAACCTTGAGGCTTTTTTTGTTGTACGAATAAACCCCAAAAACGCAGAACCGTGCACATTGTCCGCAAAGTGTGCAGCGCGATTCGTCGATAATCGGGTACCAGGCCGGGACTTTTAGCCCGGTATTTTTTACCTCGTAAAAAGTTTCGTCTTGCTTTTCGTCAATCTTAGCTGATATGTCAGCTGTAATCTGTTCGATGTCGGCTTCCCTGAAATTAAATACCTCGAGATTGCTAAGTTGTACCCCGTTTTGCTCAAACATATTTTTTATGGCCCGTGGGTAACAGGCAGCAATTAGTTTTTTATCGTAGTCATTATCCAATTTGTGCAGGAAATCTTTTTCATTTAGCGAGAAAGCACACAGGTCGTGCAGCTCGTATATATCAATTCCTAGCGGTTTAAAAGCTTCAGAAAGCTCTTCCTTTTTGTCTTCGGAAATGATGCCGGCACCACAGTTGCAAAAAATCAGGCAAGTTTTGTTTGTCATTTTTATAAAAATGGAAAGCTAATTAAGTAAATTTCTATTCAAGATAAAAATGTATAAGTGATATTAAGCTTTGATTAACATGATTCGCATTTTTATTGGACCCTTTTATTTGAAATACGCACGAGGTATTTCTGGATGACATAGAGATATGCTTATAAGAATCATTACTCAAAGGTGGGCAATGAAGCTTTCCAATCGAGGAAAAGAGATTCCATTTTCTGAAGTTGTTCAGGATTCTCGTTTGCCAGGTTACGGGTTTCTGTCGGATCATTTTCAATATTGTACAATTCGAATGGTTTATTAATACCATCTTTTACAATTTTATAGCCGTTGTTGTAGGCCGCCTGTCCATTTTTCCATTCCCAGAAAAGTGGTTTTTGACGTTTTTTATTAGTTCCCTGAAAAACGGGCAGTAAACTTTCTCCCTGCATTGGCGTAATTTTCTGCTTATTGAATTCAACGGGATATTCAGCCCCGGTAATGTCAACCAGCGTTGCCATCATATCAATAAAGTGTCCCGGGTATTCGCTTATCGTCTTAGGCTTTATTTTTTCGGGCCAATAGGCAATAAAAGGAGTATTTATTCCTCCTTCGAAACTATAATTTTTGAAATAACGAAATGGGGTGTTACTTACGTTTGCCCAATGCTCACCAAGCGAACTCCAGCAGGTAAGTGTTCCTATATCGCCGTAATCGTCATCAAGTTTAACCACTTCAGCCGAAGCCCCGTTGTCGGAAACAAACATGATCAAGGTGTTTTTATCTTTACCGGTTTCTTTAAGTTTAGCCAACAATCGACCAACATTCTGGTCCAACCGATCAATCATAGCCGCATAGACTTCCATTTTCCGGATTTCAGTATTTCTTATCGAATCACTTAACTCACTCCAGTTTTGGTACGTTGCCGCCGATAGTTTATACTTCTCGTTTATTAGTCCTGAGTTCAACTGTTTCTGATAGCGTTGCTTTCTAATTGCTTCATATCCGGCATCATATTTTCCTTTGTATTTTAAAATGTCTTCGGGCCAGGCCATTAAAGGGTCGTGAGGAGCGGTGTAAGCCATGTACAGGAAGAATGGTTTTTCTTCATTTTTGTATTCTTCCAGCCAGTTAATAGCATAGTTTGTAAAATAATCGGTAGTATAAAAATCCTTTTCAGCAGGTGTGAAAGGACTGTACATCACACTGTCGATACACCAGGCACGTTTATTTTTCCGGCCAGGTTTCCCTTTTCGGGCAGGAACGCCTTCTCCGGGCCTTTGGTTGCCCGGGTTGAAATGATTACATGCCCCATCTTTTAATCCGTAATAGCGATCGAACCCGCGATTGTAAGGATTTTCTAATCCATGGTGTTTCCCCGACCAAAGTGTGCGGTATCCGGCGGTTTGTAGCACTTCGCCCAAGGTGACGGCATTGGTAATCGGATTGGTAAACGTTTTATGATAGTTATTTTGTTGAGCATACACTCCGGTAAGTAAACAGGCTCTTGACGGAAAACATTTAGAGGTATTGTGGAAATTGGTAATGCGCATTCCCCCTTCGCCCAGATGATCGAGGTTTGGCGTTTTTATTTCGCTACCGTAGCAGCCGATGTCGCTCCAGCCTAAATCGTCTGCACTGATGAGTATGATATTCGGTTTTTCATTTTTCGGAGAGCATGCCTGAAAAAGAAAGAAATAGAGTACGATAAAAACAATTGGTACTTGTTTCATAAGTATAGTATAATTTTAAGATTAAAGATAACTTTTTACAAGGTATCGTTAACTTTCACGGGAAAATATCAGAACCATGGTTTTTTGTTTATGTTGTAATTATCCAGATCTTTATATGACTAATTATGAACTAATTCTAAACGATTCGCCATGTGTAAAATCTTATCAATAGTAGTAATTGTGCTGGCTTGTCTTTCTTGCGCGAACAAAACAGGG
This genomic interval carries:
- a CDS encoding prenyltransferase/squalene oxidase repeat-containing protein is translated as MKKEELEIRFKELSDILFGELNDDGFWSGELSSSALGVAVAVAALHFHDASLHQQEIEKGLEWLSLNQNPDGGFGDTPESPANISTSLLSYATLNLYAENNSEVKSTQQKLADYLLTQNVDVRSEQVAKVILDHYQKDYTFSVPILTLCALCGVPGDDGFKHIPQLPFELALLPRRFYRLLNLSVVSYAIPALIAVGIVVFRKKKSNGLTRAIRAKAEKKALKILERSLPESGGFLEAIPLTAFVALSLINAGLRDSIVVDKGIAFLKRTQREDGSWPIDIDLSTWVTTLSVKALGKRKNEVLSETQQKDIVNHLLSVQNKSIHPFNGTSPGGWGWTNYSGSVPDCDDTPGAILALLNLAPHHTIREEMLVGGDWLLKLQNNDGGFPTFSRGWGKLPFDQSCADLTGHCVFALSKLLDVYKSDLKLKQRKQYTIAINKAVDYLEKHQKENGSWLPLWFGNQHTKDHKNPVYGTARVLTYFQKAKRLLKDEPVLTERIQKMITKGTNFLQKVQNEDGSWGGDFGIQGTIEETALAVAALNSTKSETEIEKGLAWLDDYYKKNGLKKAPIGLYFASLWYDEKLYPLTAYLEAVKGYISKN
- a CDS encoding prenyltransferase/squalene oxidase repeat-containing protein; translation: MSKPKKIAIYKKLVRRLSLGFETLSPEIQQEIIDFISSQQHASGGFCDRAGKPDPYYSLFGCWLSLATEQKEEIEQLKAYISKQPATSSTVEKLAINLMKTELFPKQKNESLFSLLKKVFSGHNFMDVSYRFFLLALTIDATAKNRFLFNLMARIWLPFYKVKENSPCSLVAALCFARFDLGLKYKKYQKLLLEFHQEKAGFRAFETTPFSDTLSTGVALFALAETNYDLRLITPDCLDFIQMNYLSGAFLSGDGDETRDLEYTFYGLLALGSLVKDELEG
- a CDS encoding polyprenyl synthetase family protein, giving the protein MEKTNGILKVPEQSFVRNKMRKAAANMIEKLELRPPVNILKLEELAADLVREQEIASEFIPFAMVLLGNESWRKTVKATPMNRRLLLLPQCLNDNNKCEGMFDELGLNCAGCKACPIDDILIEAEAKGYANLVAEGTTVAVGLVEEGSIDAVIGVSCMPVLQRSFEPVSNAAVPVIGIPLLFDGCEETRADMKWILDEMRSYETDEDHQPISVSLLKNRIEGFFTNENIEKYIPGRDKTEQIAQEYMLIDGQRIRPLLAALSYLAYSTSKTDELLKPLTLIIECFHKASLIHDDIEDNANQRYNTLTAHEKYGVPQAINAGDFLIGKGYELLSDLDISNEIMKNCLRFIARSHIQLTRGQGVDILFNDGKIQLLPDEMIGVFKNKTGEAIKVALLLGAIVGGAKKQEQEIMEQFADFMGIAYQIRDDLNEYTEQHSAEKTGDYPFLLALLNKHFADQEKDTPANLFEQVAEFRKLIDKTELVEVAKEYLQQYIDNCYAELDKLENSKLRLSLYGVMGKIFKSETTNE
- a CDS encoding radical SAM protein; translated protein: MLKQLLKTDKKCLYKFAYNMGIKGARGIQRFQKRLKKGDFFPAFHFISVTDDCNLNCQGCWVTHKKQNARMSPEMLDSIIKQSKTKGSYFFGILGGEPLLYKPLLDVFEKHSDCYFQLFTNGTLLTREVAERLRKLANVSPLISFEGDNEVADVRRGGKNVYQKAQAAIDHSTDAGLITGVAMSVCKSNIDLAFSDEFIQSLIDRGVLYLWYYIYRPAGQDATVDLCLSAEQIEQLRHFIVDARQKYNIAIIDAYWDENGKGLCPAASGLSHHINASGDIEPCPVIQFATNNVADGNLESIYRNSTFLAGFKTEIPKLTTGCILMDDPQWLVNYTKQHAAKDTSGRDNEAERLSKMENVSSHGSAKPVREKSWVYRFAKKRAFFGFGAYG
- a CDS encoding 4Fe-4S binding protein, which codes for MTNKTCLIFCNCGAGIISEDKKEELSEAFKPLGIDIYELHDLCAFSLNEKDFLHKLDNDYDKKLIAACYPRAIKNMFEQNGVQLSNLEVFNFREADIEQITADISAKIDEKQDETFYEVKNTGLKVPAWYPIIDESRCTLCGQCARFCVFGVYSYNKKSLKVVNPLSCKNNCPACGRTCPASAIIFPRLPENSALSGAEPTGDKKVSGNDQKGNLFVMLNERNSARRNIFKQGAFQQAEEEKKRALEELKNGFKKPKGDA
- a CDS encoding sulfatase-like hydrolase/transferase, with translation MKQVPIVFIVLYFFLFQACSPKNEKPNIILISADDLGWSDIGCYGSEIKTPNLDHLGEGGMRITNFHNTSKCFPSRACLLTGVYAQQNNYHKTFTNPITNAVTLGEVLQTAGYRTLWSGKHHGLENPYNRGFDRYYGLKDGACNHFNPGNQRPGEGVPARKGKPGRKNKRAWCIDSVMYSPFTPAEKDFYTTDYFTNYAINWLEEYKNEEKPFFLYMAYTAPHDPLMAWPEDILKYKGKYDAGYEAIRKQRYQKQLNSGLINEKYKLSAATYQNWSELSDSIRNTEIRKMEVYAAMIDRLDQNVGRLLAKLKETGKDKNTLIMFVSDNGASAEVVKLDDDYGDIGTLTCWSSLGEHWANVSNTPFRYFKNYSFEGGINTPFIAYWPEKIKPKTISEYPGHFIDMMATLVDITGAEYPVEFNKQKITPMQGESLLPVFQGTNKKRQKPLFWEWKNGQAAYNNGYKIVKDGINKPFELYNIENDPTETRNLANENPEQLQKMESLFLDWKASLPTFE